A section of the Ictalurus punctatus breed USDA103 chromosome 8, Coco_2.0, whole genome shotgun sequence genome encodes:
- the dnajc24 gene encoding dnaJ homolog subfamily C member 24 produces MSNARDLGKNWYSILGATPTDDLQELKQKYQRLVLMFHPDKQKPGLSEEEAGLRLQRFIDVDQAWKILSNEESRRAFDLQLRAHELKQSWPVDACITLEDMNWDSENECYSYSCRCGGEFLLEKVDVEEDEDAVVCCDTCSLSIEVKRAT; encoded by the exons ATGTCGAATGCTCGGGATCTAGGGAAGAACTGGTACTCCATACTTGGTGCGACTCCCACTGATGATTTACAGGAGCTGAAACAGAAGTATCAGAGACTGGTCCTTATG TTCCACCCAGATAAACAGAAGCCTGGCCTATCAGAAGAGGAGGCGGGGCTGCGCCTGCAGAGGTTCATAGACGTGGATCAGGCCTGGAAGATACTGAGCAACGAGGAGAGCAGGAGAGCGTTTGACCTACAGCTGCGTG cacatGAGCTGAAACAAAGCTGGCCGGTGGATGCCTGCATTACACTGGAGGACATGAACTGGGACAGCG AGAATGAGTGTTACTCGTACAGCTGCCGCTGTGGTGGCGAGTTTCTCTTGGAGAAGGTGGATGtagaggaggatgaggatgctGTAGTGTGCTGCGACACGTGCTCGCTCAGCATCGAAGTGAAGAGAGCTACATGA